A single region of the Salvia miltiorrhiza cultivar Shanhuang (shh) chromosome 8, IMPLAD_Smil_shh, whole genome shotgun sequence genome encodes:
- the LOC131001019 gene encoding protein SMALL AUXIN UP-REGULATED RNA 12-like yields the protein MAIKKSNRLSQAASLKQILKRCSSLGKKHGYDEDGLPVDVPKGHFAVYVGENRSRYIVPISFLSHPEFQCLLRRAEEEFGFDHEMGLTLPCEEVFFRSLTSMIR from the coding sequence ATGGCGATCAAGAAATCTAACAGACTCTCTCAAGCAGCGAGCCTGAAACAAATCCTGAAAAGATGCTCGAGTTTGGGCAAGAAACACGGGTACGACGAAGACGGCCTCCCCGTCGACGTCCCCAAAGGCCACTTCGCCGTCTACGTCGGCGAGAACCGGAGCCGCTACATCGTCCCCATCTCCTTCCTCTCTCACCCGGAATTCCAATGCCTGCTCCGGAGAGCCGAGGAGGAGTTCGGATTCGACCACGAAATGGGCCTAACCCTTCCCTGCGAGGAGGTTTTTTTCAGATCGCTCACTTCCATGATCCGATGA
- the LOC131001020 gene encoding uncharacterized protein LOC131001020, translated as MERDSLQKKPGLLRWRTSKIWRGKAWRSRDITTRTMMDREDEFVELYHGHHSGYSLQHESDVNNNDQYFTKVTVITLQLAGRLDGSFVYSFSFLSFKLCYLQNDF; from the exons ATGGAAAGGGACTCGCTGCAGAAGAAGCCGGGGTTGCTGCGGTGGAGGACCTCAAAGATATGGAGAGGGAAGGCGTGGAGGTCGAGGGACATAACCACCAGGACAATGATGGATAGGGAGGATGAATTTGTCGAGCTCTACCATGGACACCATTCTGGATATAG TTTGCAACACGAAAGTGATGTCAACAACAATGACCAATATTTCACCAAAGTAACTGTTATTACTTTGCAACTTGCAGGACGATTAGATGGTAGCTTTgtctattctttttcttttctttctttcaagTTATGTTATCTTCAAAATgatttttag